From Salinicoccus roseus, the proteins below share one genomic window:
- a CDS encoding DUF1146 family protein has translation MHIVLHMFCVVFAFWVLGALNIDSWFKKGETGRIRLFIILAAVLLGSALSNFIMDFFRLVQEASLLF, from the coding sequence ATGCATATCGTTCTTCATATGTTTTGTGTCGTTTTTGCTTTCTGGGTGCTTGGGGCATTGAATATCGACAGCTGGTTCAAAAAAGGTGAAACAGGGCGGATCAGGCTGTTCATCATACTTGCCGCAGTGCTTCTCGGGAGCGCGCTCAGCAATTTCATCATGGACTTCTTCCGGTTGGTGCAGGAAGCATCGCTTCTATTTTAG
- a CDS encoding single-stranded DNA-binding protein → MMNKVLLVGELVRNVTLQKTANGSVNSFIIATVRVPKDERKPKEVHFIYCKAFGKAIPKVLSESKEGDILCVSGQVATTVYTTSEGEKEYRMEIWAENVKCLPDKMKDQKDMTNPSKMINDAVRHYDQWDYIGERAVHTLEKGEDDGRPVGPKDTHLEPLEKILAEHGDKPVKESKSTHTRTNRDNHDRKTKALA, encoded by the coding sequence ATGATGAACAAAGTGCTGCTTGTGGGAGAACTTGTGAGGAACGTCACTTTGCAGAAGACAGCGAATGGAAGTGTCAATTCATTCATTATAGCAACAGTCAGAGTGCCGAAAGATGAAAGGAAACCGAAGGAGGTCCATTTCATTTACTGCAAGGCTTTCGGTAAAGCAATACCCAAAGTACTTTCAGAATCAAAAGAAGGGGATATTCTTTGCGTCAGTGGCCAGGTGGCGACAACCGTCTATACTACATCCGAAGGGGAGAAGGAGTACAGGATGGAGATATGGGCAGAGAATGTGAAGTGCCTGCCGGACAAGATGAAGGATCAGAAGGATATGACCAATCCTTCCAAAATGATCAATGATGCTGTGAGGCATTACGATCAATGGGACTACATCGGCGAAAGAGCTGTCCATACATTGGAAAAAGGGGAGGACGACGGGCGCCCGGTCGGGCCGAAAGATACTCACCTGGAACCATTGGAGAAGATACTGGCTGAACATGGTGACAAGCCGGTAAAGGAATCAAAGAGTACACATACCAGAACCAACAGAGACAACCATGACCGAAAAACAAAAGCCCTTGCCTGA
- the yidC gene encoding membrane protein insertase YidC codes for MSKKWLFPIMIGLVLVLSGCDYSQEENRNGFFFNTFVQPMDSLLHWLGDNLNNNYGLAIIVITLIVRLAIFPFMMRTYKNQMMMREKMKIVKPEMEEIQKKTKVATTQEEKMEAQQEMMALYKKHGINPLNMGCLPILIQMPVVMALYFALRFPSEGGITEYPHFLWMNLTEVDFFMVAIAGIVYAGQAYVSMQFVPAEQRKQMQLFMYISPIMIIWISLISPSALPLYWAVGGVFLIFQTWAGNTFYKNKVAEEMAPIIEAHEREKAEKEQRIKNAKVMPKKKRKKKNKS; via the coding sequence ATGAGTAAAAAATGGCTCTTTCCGATAATGATCGGCCTGGTCCTGGTACTTTCCGGGTGCGATTATTCTCAGGAAGAAAATAGAAACGGATTTTTCTTTAATACATTCGTTCAACCGATGGATTCACTGCTGCATTGGCTCGGAGACAACCTGAACAATAACTACGGGCTGGCAATCATCGTAATTACCCTTATCGTCCGTCTGGCAATCTTTCCGTTCATGATGCGTACATACAAGAATCAGATGATGATGCGTGAAAAGATGAAGATAGTCAAACCTGAAATGGAAGAGATTCAGAAGAAGACTAAAGTTGCGACTACACAAGAAGAGAAGATGGAAGCACAGCAGGAAATGATGGCCCTGTACAAGAAGCACGGCATCAATCCGCTCAACATGGGCTGTCTGCCGATCCTTATACAGATGCCGGTCGTCATGGCACTCTACTTCGCACTCAGGTTCCCTTCCGAAGGCGGTATTACAGAATACCCGCACTTCCTATGGATGAATCTGACGGAAGTCGACTTCTTCATGGTGGCGATCGCTGGTATCGTCTATGCTGGACAGGCCTATGTATCCATGCAGTTCGTGCCTGCAGAACAGCGCAAGCAGATGCAGCTGTTCATGTACATTTCCCCAATAATGATCATCTGGATTTCATTGATTTCCCCTTCCGCACTCCCATTATACTGGGCAGTCGGTGGTGTATTCCTGATCTTCCAGACTTGGGCAGGGAATACCTTCTATAAAAATAAGGTTGCTGAAGAAATGGCACCAATCATTGAAGCACATGAGCGGGAAAAAGCAGAAAAGGAACAGCGCATCAAGAATGCTAAAGTGATGCCGAAGAAGAAGCGCAAGAAGAAAAACAAATCTTAA
- a CDS encoding FtsW/RodA/SpoVE family cell cycle protein — protein sequence MDNNQSYKRQNANIFSRIDWTLVLLILLLGTISVFMIRSAMTSGQYSTDFSVRQIIFYGLGFIMVFILNFIPVKWIKQYIWIIYTLGVLSLIILFVAPVSPLTPIINGAKSWYQFGFFSIQPSEIVKIIYILTLAYLISQHNKYKLTNDLNVDIKLLFKIVAVSILPMLFILLQNDLGTTLVMIAILFGMVVVSGISWWLIVPALAIVATIGGALILGIIYRPDILERYLGIHPYQFERIYSWLRPEEYVTEGGFQLSNSLKAIGSGGIDGKGFKDGIVYIPENHTDFIFTIIGEEFGFIGSTAVVVLLFMLMLHLFRIATVVTDSFSSYFIIGYLSMLIFHVFQNIGMTIQLVPITGLPLPFISYGGSGLWANMLAIGIIMSIYFYQYRQKT from the coding sequence TTGGACAACAACCAAAGTTATAAAAGACAGAATGCCAATATATTTTCAAGAATCGACTGGACTCTCGTCCTGCTCATCCTGCTGCTTGGGACGATCAGTGTCTTCATGATCCGTTCAGCGATGACCAGTGGACAATACAGCACCGATTTCAGCGTGCGTCAGATTATCTTCTATGGTCTTGGATTCATCATGGTCTTCATCCTGAACTTCATCCCGGTCAAGTGGATCAAGCAGTACATCTGGATCATCTACACGCTCGGCGTATTGTCGCTGATCATACTTTTCGTCGCCCCCGTCTCCCCGCTTACACCGATCATCAACGGCGCCAAGAGCTGGTACCAGTTCGGGTTCTTCAGCATACAGCCGTCCGAGATCGTCAAGATCATCTACATACTCACACTGGCCTACCTGATCAGCCAGCACAACAAATATAAATTGACGAATGATCTCAATGTAGATATCAAGCTGCTGTTCAAAATCGTTGCAGTATCCATACTTCCCATGCTGTTCATACTGCTGCAGAACGACCTTGGGACGACACTTGTGATGATTGCCATACTGTTCGGCATGGTCGTGGTCTCCGGCATCAGCTGGTGGCTCATCGTCCCTGCATTGGCGATCGTCGCGACCATCGGCGGCGCACTGATCCTCGGCATCATCTATCGGCCGGACATCCTTGAGCGCTACCTTGGCATCCACCCCTACCAGTTCGAGCGGATCTATTCCTGGCTGCGCCCGGAAGAGTATGTCACTGAAGGCGGCTTCCAGCTCAGCAACTCATTGAAGGCAATCGGTTCCGGCGGCATTGATGGCAAGGGGTTCAAGGATGGGATCGTCTATATCCCTGAGAACCACACCGATTTCATATTCACAATCATCGGGGAAGAGTTCGGTTTCATCGGATCGACGGCGGTTGTTGTACTGCTGTTCATGCTGATGCTCCACCTCTTCCGCATCGCCACCGTAGTGACTGACAGCTTTTCGTCCTATTTCATCATCGGATATCTTTCCATGCTGATATTCCATGTATTCCAGAACATCGGCATGACGATACAGCTCGTGCCGATCACCGGCCTGCCGCTTCCTTTCATCAGTTACGGCGGCAGTGGACTGTGGGCCAACATGCTGGCCATCGGCATCATAATGAGCATCTATTTCTACCAGTACCGTCAAAAGACATGA
- the fabZ gene encoding 3-hydroxyacyl-ACP dehydratase FabZ → MLTYDQIKAVIPHRPPFLLIDRVTEIEPGVKCSGIKQVSGNEPFFQGHFPEYAVMPGVLIVEALAQTGAVALLQEERFKGKLAFFAGIDKCKFKRQVTPGDTLELSVEITKLRGPIGKGDAVATVDGEIACKCEITFAIQDNKTSDD, encoded by the coding sequence ATGCTGACGTATGACCAGATCAAGGCGGTAATTCCGCATCGCCCCCCGTTTCTCCTGATCGACAGGGTGACTGAAATAGAGCCTGGAGTCAAATGCTCGGGAATCAAGCAGGTATCCGGAAACGAACCATTCTTCCAGGGCCATTTCCCTGAATATGCAGTAATGCCAGGCGTGCTCATCGTTGAGGCGCTGGCCCAGACTGGTGCCGTCGCCCTGCTGCAGGAAGAGCGTTTCAAAGGAAAGCTCGCATTCTTTGCCGGCATCGACAAATGCAAGTTCAAAAGACAGGTGACACCTGGAGATACTTTGGAACTCTCAGTGGAAATCACAAAGTTGAGGGGGCCGATCGGCAAGGGCGATGCTGTCGCCACTGTCGATGGTGAAATTGCCTGCAAATGTGAGATCACTTTTGCGATTCAGGATAATAAAACATCCGATGACTAG
- a CDS encoding YwpF family protein, with protein MKSFKVVELKLEHENNFIILDLIDGIIINKEKQEDPWLVEISTSTDFKDILEDHVGTEMEMLVTITRHSNEPARFKGVFNEMNEIDNALSLIFNGKIIVQGPHYAEDLLSHLLDEGYEQEKLLNEFKAMMESKAEIKTSDD; from the coding sequence ATGAAGTCTTTTAAAGTTGTGGAATTGAAACTTGAACATGAAAATAATTTCATAATCCTGGATCTGATTGACGGCATCATCATAAATAAAGAAAAGCAGGAAGACCCTTGGCTGGTCGAAATCTCAACTTCAACCGACTTCAAGGATATACTCGAGGACCATGTCGGTACCGAGATGGAAATGCTTGTGACCATCACACGCCATTCCAACGAACCTGCCAGATTCAAAGGGGTCTTTAACGAAATGAATGAAATTGATAATGCATTGTCCCTGATCTTCAATGGCAAAATCATCGTTCAGGGCCCACACTATGCAGAAGACCTCCTGTCCCACCTGCTTGATGAAGGCTATGAGCAGGAAAAACTGCTCAATGAATTCAAAGCGATGATGGAATCGAAGGCCGAAATAAAAACATCCGATGACTAA
- the murA gene encoding UDP-N-acetylglucosamine 1-carboxyvinyltransferase, which yields MDSIIVKGGNKLSGSVEIEGSKNAVLPILTASLLASEGVSKLHNVPNLSDVGTLSALLEHLGASVELGDKTVAIDASGELSCDAPFNLVSKMRASMLVMGPLLGRYGYCNVAMPGGCAIGSRPVEQHIKGLEKMGVTFRTVDGSFEGKVEDRLKGAKIYLDFPSVGATQNLMMAASLAEGVTELENAAREPEIEDLANYINAMGGRVSGAGTGHITIEGVEVLKGVDHTVIPDRIEAGTFMIAGAITRSEIVLDNVIADHLTALISKLEEMGVRIEEEGKSVRVIPGEYLKPIKAKTLPHPGFPTDMQSQLMALLATVNGTSVITETIFENRFMHVNEFRNMDADITVEENHAFIKGGRKLSGGRVKATDLRAAAALILAGLAAEGYTVVTELKHLDRGYVDFHKKLEQLGADIERTGESSTQESVTSSK from the coding sequence ATGGATTCTATAATTGTTAAAGGTGGAAATAAACTTTCGGGTTCTGTAGAAATAGAAGGTTCAAAAAATGCCGTACTGCCGATTTTAACTGCATCGTTGCTTGCAAGTGAAGGGGTATCAAAGCTACATAATGTACCCAATCTTTCCGATGTAGGCACATTGAGTGCATTGCTGGAACATCTCGGTGCATCTGTGGAGCTGGGCGATAAGACGGTTGCCATCGATGCGAGTGGTGAACTGAGCTGTGATGCACCATTCAACCTGGTAAGCAAGATGCGTGCAAGCATGCTGGTCATGGGACCGCTGCTCGGCCGTTACGGGTATTGCAATGTCGCCATGCCGGGAGGATGTGCGATAGGCTCCAGGCCAGTGGAGCAGCACATCAAAGGCCTGGAGAAGATGGGAGTCACATTCCGAACGGTGGACGGCAGCTTCGAAGGGAAGGTCGAAGACCGTCTGAAAGGTGCGAAGATCTACCTCGATTTCCCGAGTGTGGGTGCAACACAGAACCTGATGATGGCTGCGAGTCTTGCCGAAGGTGTGACGGAACTGGAGAATGCGGCCAGAGAACCTGAGATTGAAGACCTGGCCAATTATATCAATGCCATGGGGGGCCGTGTATCGGGTGCCGGTACAGGCCATATTACGATTGAAGGTGTAGAAGTCCTTAAAGGGGTGGACCATACCGTCATCCCAGACAGGATTGAAGCAGGTACATTCATGATTGCCGGGGCAATCACAAGAAGTGAAATCGTCCTGGATAATGTCATTGCGGACCATCTTACAGCACTCATCTCCAAACTTGAAGAGATGGGCGTACGTATTGAAGAGGAAGGGAAGAGTGTGCGTGTCATACCGGGTGAATATTTGAAGCCCATCAAGGCAAAGACCCTCCCGCATCCGGGATTTCCGACTGATATGCAGAGTCAGCTGATGGCGCTGCTTGCCACAGTCAACGGTACGAGTGTGATTACTGAAACAATTTTTGAGAACAGGTTCATGCATGTGAACGAGTTCAGGAATATGGACGCCGACATCACTGTCGAAGAGAACCACGCATTCATCAAAGGCGGCAGGAAACTATCCGGTGGACGGGTAAAGGCGACGGACCTTAGGGCCGCTGCCGCCCTGATTCTTGCAGGTTTGGCTGCAGAAGGGTATACTGTAGTTACTGAATTAAAGCACCTCGATCGTGGATATGTCGATTTTCATAAGAAGCTTGAACAGCTTGGCGCTGACATAGAACGGACAGGTGAAAGTTCCACACAGGAAAGTGTGACATCTTCGAAATAA
- a CDS encoding F0F1 ATP synthase subunit epsilon, with translation MSTIALDVVTPNGSVFNEEDCEIIILQTKQGEIGVMAGHVPTVAALKIGSLRAKIDGQFEYFAVTDGFVEIRPEKVSVLVQAGEFAEDIDTERAKQAKERAESLLQQERDEKVDRYRAELALRRAINRLDVSKHS, from the coding sequence ATGAGTACAATTGCACTGGATGTAGTTACACCAAACGGTTCCGTATTCAATGAAGAGGACTGTGAAATTATTATACTCCAGACCAAACAGGGTGAGATCGGCGTCATGGCCGGCCACGTCCCGACGGTTGCTGCACTGAAGATTGGCAGTCTGCGAGCAAAGATAGATGGCCAGTTTGAATACTTTGCAGTAACAGATGGCTTTGTCGAAATACGTCCTGAAAAGGTTTCAGTATTGGTACAGGCTGGTGAATTCGCAGAAGATATAGATACAGAGCGTGCCAAGCAGGCCAAAGAGCGTGCCGAATCACTGCTCCAGCAGGAACGCGATGAAAAAGTCGACCGGTATCGTGCTGAATTGGCATTGCGCCGTGCAATCAACCGATTGGATGTATCAAAACATAGTTAA
- a CDS encoding alpha/beta hydrolase — MISKPIGILFLHGYTGGRYELEPLFDYLKSRYDFEYEFPVYPGHGTILDLKASTGDQWYAEALDAYHALKQRVDRVHIIGFSMGGVFASHIAQHEPVEKLVLIAPAFEHIKLSQLNRLNLTPRHFSEHMKMKLYQKIKKRIKDIPFRAYQEFKTIVETKKDGVEHIPSRTLIIHGKLDLLVPYESSVELAKKIPDATLDLIEDAPHLFAFTDRNQLELNIAAERFLFKE; from the coding sequence ATTATATCTAAACCGATCGGAATACTTTTCCTCCATGGCTATACAGGAGGAAGGTACGAGCTTGAACCATTGTTCGACTACCTGAAGTCACGCTATGATTTCGAGTATGAGTTTCCGGTATATCCGGGACATGGCACCATACTGGATCTGAAGGCGTCGACAGGAGACCAATGGTACGCGGAAGCTCTGGATGCGTATCACGCCCTGAAGCAGCGTGTGGACCGGGTTCACATCATCGGCTTTTCGATGGGCGGAGTATTCGCGAGCCATATCGCCCAGCATGAGCCGGTCGAAAAACTCGTGCTCATCGCACCAGCATTCGAGCATATAAAGCTGTCACAGCTGAACAGGCTGAATCTGACCCCGCGCCATTTCAGCGAGCATATGAAGATGAAACTGTACCAGAAGATAAAGAAGCGCATCAAGGACATCCCATTTCGTGCCTATCAGGAGTTCAAGACCATCGTTGAAACAAAAAAGGATGGGGTGGAGCATATCCCCTCCCGCACATTGATCATCCATGGCAAGCTCGATCTGCTCGTACCCTACGAAAGCAGCGTCGAACTGGCAAAGAAGATTCCCGATGCCACACTGGATCTGATTGAAGATGCACCGCACCTTTTTGCTTTTACAGACAGGAATCAGCTGGAGCTCAACATCGCTGCAGAACGCTTTTTATTCAAGGAATAG
- a CDS encoding Lmo0850 family protein, with amino-acid sequence MHSNDHSKVKQVVTMLSELGVKVKVSKSRFEIMNRIAHKEKLRLKEQNI; translated from the coding sequence ATGCATAGCAACGACCATTCCAAAGTTAAGCAAGTCGTCACGATGCTGAGTGAACTCGGGGTCAAAGTGAAAGTTTCGAAATCAAGATTCGAGATCATGAACCGTATCGCACACAAGGAAAAGTTGAGATTGAAGGAACAGAACATCTAA
- a CDS encoding DNA-directed RNA polymerase subunit beta — protein sequence MAEQSKKLVHRRFPLIIRVLLFIYIAIIVFFGGLMIGYGILDNPMEVFRIETWEHIINMTKE from the coding sequence ATGGCCGAGCAATCAAAAAAGCTAGTCCACCGCAGGTTCCCGCTGATCATCAGAGTTCTGCTCTTCATCTATATTGCAATCATCGTCTTCTTTGGCGGATTGATGATAGGGTATGGCATTCTGGACAATCCTATGGAAGTATTCCGTATTGAAACATGGGAACACATCATAAATATGACCAAGGAATGA
- a CDS encoding UDP-N-acetylmuramoyl-tripeptide--D-alanyl-D-alanine ligase, with translation MIETTIEKIAELCDGKMNARAEAMKDKKIKGVSIDTRTLGEGNLFVPFKGENVDGHRFINQAFRAGAALSLTEQAPGAVDPDLPLIHVEDGLTALQDLARGYLQEVSPKVIAITGSNGKTTTKDMVECLLAPHFRVKKTIGNYNNEIGLPLTILQLDRDTEISILEMGMDAKGDIRFLSRMTNPDIAILTNVGESHIEKLGSRENIAEAKYEIVDGLKSSGTFIYSRDYPLLEDIVDRNAVYNVRSAGESKENDLQIADVHQTDQGTRFRLHPLDLEVGIPQLGLHNASNATLALLAAEAAGLDISEVKEHFDDLVVTDMRMEQTRHPGGATIINDAYNASPSSMKSAIDTVGRMETGSRILVLGDILELGSYSGELHRSVAQHINESPYTFDHLFTFGESSKAIHENAEVEAKHHYGDIGELAGHLAQVMTGDSVILLKGSRGMALERVNDYI, from the coding sequence ATGATTGAAACGACAATTGAGAAAATTGCAGAACTATGCGATGGCAAAATGAATGCGCGTGCCGAGGCCATGAAGGACAAAAAGATCAAAGGTGTGTCGATCGATACACGGACGCTTGGAGAAGGCAACCTTTTCGTTCCCTTCAAAGGTGAGAATGTCGACGGCCACCGGTTCATAAATCAGGCTTTTCGTGCTGGTGCGGCGTTGAGCCTGACTGAACAGGCACCAGGCGCCGTCGATCCGGATCTGCCGCTCATCCATGTGGAGGACGGGCTCACGGCACTCCAGGATCTTGCGCGCGGCTATCTGCAGGAAGTTTCACCAAAAGTGATCGCCATCACAGGCTCCAATGGAAAGACGACCACCAAAGATATGGTGGAGTGCCTCCTTGCCCCTCACTTCAGAGTGAAGAAGACGATTGGAAACTACAATAATGAGATCGGTCTGCCGCTCACCATTCTTCAATTGGATAGGGACACTGAAATCTCGATACTTGAAATGGGGATGGATGCCAAAGGAGATATCCGATTCCTGAGCAGGATGACGAACCCGGATATCGCCATACTCACGAATGTGGGGGAATCCCACATTGAAAAGCTGGGTTCAAGGGAGAATATTGCGGAAGCGAAGTATGAAATAGTGGATGGATTGAAATCTTCAGGCACTTTCATCTATTCCAGGGACTACCCGCTCCTTGAAGATATTGTGGACCGGAATGCTGTCTACAATGTGCGTTCCGCAGGTGAAAGCAAAGAGAATGATCTGCAGATAGCAGATGTCCATCAGACGGATCAGGGTACGCGCTTCAGACTCCATCCGCTTGATCTCGAAGTGGGCATACCCCAGCTTGGCCTGCATAATGCGTCCAACGCGACACTTGCGCTTCTTGCGGCGGAAGCGGCAGGTCTCGACATCAGTGAAGTGAAGGAACATTTTGATGATCTGGTTGTAACGGACATGAGAATGGAACAGACGCGCCACCCGGGCGGTGCAACCATAATCAATGATGCCTACAATGCAAGTCCTTCCAGCATGAAGAGTGCAATCGATACGGTCGGCCGCATGGAGACCGGCAGTCGGATCCTCGTGCTCGGTGACATCCTGGAGCTCGGTTCATATTCAGGGGAACTGCACAGGTCGGTGGCACAGCATATCAATGAATCGCCCTATACCTTCGATCATCTGTTCACCTTTGGGGAGTCATCGAAAGCCATCCATGAAAATGCAGAAGTGGAAGCCAAGCACCACTACGGTGACATCGGAGAACTCGCCGGTCATCTCGCCCAGGTGATGACGGGGGACAGTGTGATTCTGCTGAAAGGATCGAGAGGTATGGCGCTGGAGAGGGTGAACGATTATATCTAA
- the cls gene encoding cardiolipin synthase — MEWFIFDYLLNTGILGIATLITFGINFLFAIGLIFLERRSAQSVWAWLFVLFFLPIIGFIIYIFFGRKIYNQQIFTVNEEDKVGLEHLVDDQLQELRDNSISFSNRVMDKHRKIIHMLLYNNQSFLTINNSIRTFTDGNEKFDHLLEDIRNARDHIHFQYYIFKLDGIGQRLYEALLKKQKEGVSVRILYDDMGSRALSLRNFRKLREAGGVVEAFFPSKLPLINPRINNRNHRKIVVIDGSVGYVGGFNVGDEYIGLNKKFGYWRDTHLRLEGNAVKSLQLRFMLDWNSHNKRNNMVRENRYFPEMDYMGDTPIQIASSGPDEKWEQIKYGYLKMIYSAKKSIYIQTPYFIPDQSFLEALRIALLSGIEVHLMIPNKPDHPFVYWGTYSNAGALLDMGAQVHIYEKGFLHQKTIMIDDEVLSVGTTNIDVRSFLLNFEVNAFIYDEKEAIQYRRIFEEDIKDCSLLTKEKYAARSKWIRIKESIANLISPIL; from the coding sequence ATGGAATGGTTCATATTCGATTACTTGCTTAACACGGGGATACTTGGAATTGCAACATTGATTACCTTCGGCATCAACTTCCTGTTTGCCATCGGTCTGATATTCCTCGAAAGAAGAAGTGCCCAGAGTGTCTGGGCATGGCTTTTCGTACTGTTCTTCCTCCCTATCATCGGCTTCATCATATATATATTCTTCGGCCGCAAGATCTACAACCAGCAAATCTTCACAGTGAATGAGGAGGACAAGGTCGGGCTTGAGCATCTGGTCGATGATCAGCTCCAGGAACTGCGCGATAACAGCATTTCATTCTCCAACAGGGTGATGGACAAGCACAGGAAAATCATCCATATGCTGCTCTACAACAACCAGTCCTTCCTGACCATCAACAATTCGATCCGCACTTTTACCGACGGTAATGAAAAGTTCGATCATCTTCTGGAGGATATACGCAATGCACGGGACCATATTCATTTCCAGTACTATATCTTCAAACTGGATGGCATTGGACAGAGGCTCTATGAGGCATTGCTCAAAAAGCAGAAAGAGGGCGTATCCGTCAGGATCCTTTATGATGATATGGGCTCCCGGGCATTGAGTCTCCGTAATTTCAGGAAACTCAGGGAAGCCGGCGGTGTCGTCGAAGCCTTCTTCCCGAGCAAACTGCCGTTGATCAATCCAAGGATAAACAACAGGAACCACCGCAAGATTGTGGTCATAGACGGCTCTGTCGGTTATGTCGGAGGATTCAATGTTGGTGATGAGTATATCGGTTTAAACAAAAAGTTCGGCTATTGGCGGGACACACACCTCAGATTGGAAGGTAATGCAGTAAAGTCACTGCAGCTGCGCTTCATGCTAGACTGGAATTCCCACAATAAGCGTAACAACATGGTGAGGGAAAACCGATATTTTCCTGAAATGGACTACATGGGAGACACACCGATTCAGATAGCGTCAAGTGGGCCGGATGAGAAATGGGAGCAGATCAAATATGGATATCTGAAGATGATCTATAGCGCCAAAAAGAGCATCTATATACAGACACCCTACTTCATCCCCGACCAGTCCTTCCTGGAAGCCCTGCGTATAGCCCTGTTGAGCGGTATCGAAGTCCACCTGATGATACCAAACAAGCCCGACCATCCTTTCGTCTATTGGGGGACCTATTCCAATGCCGGAGCACTGCTCGATATGGGCGCACAGGTCCATATATATGAAAAAGGGTTCCTTCATCAGAAGACCATAATGATTGATGATGAAGTCCTGAGTGTAGGGACGACGAACATCGATGTGAGGAGCTTCCTCCTGAATTTTGAAGTGAATGCCTTCATCTATGACGAAAAGGAAGCCATACAATACCGGCGCATATTCGAAGAGGATATCAAGGACTGTTCTCTTCTAACGAAGGAGAAATATGCAGCACGCAGCAAATGGATCCGGATCAAGGAAAGCATTGCCAACCTGATCTCACCCATACTTTAA
- a CDS encoding LysM peptidoglycan-binding domain-containing protein: MKKVLSVGAAIAVSGTLAYSAEAASHTVDKGDTLSQIAHENNTTVDAIKSENNLSSNLILPGQVLEVSNEENAEAPAEDGIYKIKSGDTLFEIAQQFDVTVSDLKAWNNLSSDLIFAGKTLAVSGNSVEQAPVVEAPQVEETQEVQQTEQVNQAPAQPSEEVQEQRAAEQAAQEQRAAEQAAQEQRAAEQAAQEQRAAEQAAQEQRAAEQAAQEQRAAEQAAAEQRAAEQAAQEREQRNQAQAQNQSTSTSSNASGQNWGALAQCESSGNASVVSSNGLYHGLYQFDVQTWRSVGGSGLPSQASPAEQTKRAQILFDQRGSQPWPVCGSRL; this comes from the coding sequence ATGAAAAAAGTACTATCAGTCGGTGCAGCAATTGCGGTATCAGGAACTCTTGCTTACAGTGCAGAAGCAGCAAGCCACACTGTGGACAAAGGTGATACACTTTCCCAGATCGCCCATGAAAACAATACAACAGTAGATGCAATCAAATCAGAAAACAATCTGTCATCCAACCTCATCCTGCCAGGTCAGGTTCTCGAAGTAAGCAATGAAGAGAATGCTGAAGCTCCAGCAGAAGATGGTATATATAAAATCAAGTCCGGCGATACTCTATTTGAAATCGCTCAGCAATTCGATGTAACAGTTTCCGATCTTAAAGCATGGAACAACCTTTCTTCAGATCTCATCTTTGCAGGCAAAACACTTGCAGTTTCAGGCAATAGTGTAGAACAGGCACCTGTAGTGGAAGCACCACAAGTTGAGGAAACTCAGGAAGTTCAACAGACTGAGCAAGTAAACCAGGCACCTGCACAACCTTCTGAAGAAGTTCAGGAACAACGTGCAGCTGAGCAGGCAGCACAAGAGCAACGTGCGGCTGAGCAGGCAGCACAAGAGCAACGTGCAGCTGAACAAGCGGCGCAAGAACAACGTGCAGCTGAGCAGGCAGCACAAGAACAACGTGCAGCTGAGCAGGCAGCACAAGAGCAACGTGCAGCTGAACAGGCAGCAGCAGAACAACGTGCAGCTGAGCAGGCAGCACAAGAGCGTGAGCAGCGTAACCAAGCACAAGCCCAAAACCAGTCTACATCCACTTCAAGCAATGCGAGTGGCCAGAACTGGGGCGCGCTTGCACAATGTGAATCCAGTGGAAATGCAAGTGTTGTAAGCTCCAATGGTCTCTATCACGGCCTCTATCAGTTTGACGTTCAAACTTGGCGTTCTGTAGGTGGCAGCGGTCTGCCTTCCCAAGCATCTCCAGCTGAACAGACTAAGAGAGCACAGATACTGTTTGATCAAAGAGGATCACAACCTTGGCCTGTATGTGGTTCAAGACTGTAA